The Microcella flavibacter DNA segment GCTGGCACCTGGTCGAGAAGCACATCGAGCACGTCGACCGCGCGGGCCTGCGCCTCGCCGCGAGCGCGAGCCTCGTCGACTTCGGCCTCTACGCCTTCCACAACGCCCGCGAGCTCGTCGCCCGCGGCCGCGGCCCGTACTTCTACCTGCCGAAGCTCGAGAGCGCCCGCGAGGCGCGGCTGTGGGACGAGATCTTCACCTACACCGAGCAGGCGCTGGGGCTCGAGCACGGCACGATCCGCGCGACCGTGCTCATCGAGACCTTCCCGGCGGCGTTCGAGATGGACGAGATCCTCTACGAGCTGCGGGACCACTGCGCGGGCCTCAACGCCGGCCGCTGGGACTACGTGTTCTCGATCATCAAGAACTACCGCGGCCGCGGCCAGTGGTTCGTGCTGCCCGACCGCGACCGCATCCTCATGACGCTGCCGTTCATGCGGGCCTACACCGAGCTGCTCGTGCAGACCTGCCACAAGCGCGGCGCGCACGCCATCGGCGGCATGAGCGCGTTCATCCCCAACCGGCGCGACCCCGAAGCGACGGAGCGGGCGCTCGAGCGCGTGGCCGCCGACAAGCGCCGCGAGGCCGCCGACGGCTTCGACGGGTCGTGGGTCGCGCATCCCGACCTCATCCCCACTGCGCGCGCCGAGTTCGACGCCGTGCTCGGCGAGCGCCCGAACCAGCTCGAGAAGCAGCGCGACGACGTGCACGTCACGGCGCGCGACCTGCTCGACATCCGCTCGGCGGGCGGCGAGGTCAGCCTCGCCGGGGTGCGCGCCAACATCTCGATCACCGTGCGCTACCTCGACTCGTGGCTGCGCGGCATCGGCGCCGCCGCCATCGACGGACTCATGGAGGACGCGGCGACGGCCGAGATCAGCCGCAGCCAGCTGTGGCAGTGGATGCACCAGGACACGGTCACCGTCGAGGGCGAGCCGATCACCCGCAGCCTCGTCGAGCGGCTGCTGCGCGAGGTCGTGGCCGAGCTGCCGCAGCCGGAGGGCCACCGCCTGCTCGAGGCGGAGGACGTGTTCCGCACGGTCTGCCTGCAGGACGAGTTCCCGACGTTCCTGACGGTGCCCGCGTACACGCGGTACCTGGTCGAGCGGCCGGAGGGCATCCCGGAGCGGGTCGGGGAGTCGGTCGCCATGTGAGCGACGCCGAGGGGGACAGGCCGGAAGGTCTGTCCCCCTCGCGCTGTGCGCCTTGGCGCGGGTGGTGCGATGCCGCGCCGAGCCGCCCGGGGCGTCATCGAGTTGCGCGTTCTCGCCGAGTTGCGCCTCCCGAACACGCAACTCGGCCCCGACCCCCTCTCGGCACCTTGACGGGCTCGATTCGCCGACCTACCGTTGGAACATGAGCATGGCTACGGTCGAGCAGCCGTCCACCCGCCGGGTCGGGCACCTCCTCGTCGACGTCGCCCTGCTCGGACTGGCGGCAGCACTCATCGCGATCGTGCTGAGTGTGCCGGGACCCGAGATCTGCCCGGCGGCGATGCCGCCATCGCCCGAGTGCGACCTGGCTGCGCGCGATCGCACTGCAGCGCTCACGGTCACCGTGATCGGCCTCCTCTCGCTGTTCGGGTGGATCGTCAACCACACGATGCGCGGCGCGCGGCGCCCCGTCGCCCTCGTGGCGCTGGTCGTGGCGATCGCGGTCGCCGGGTTGGTGGGCGCGGACGCTCTGCAGACCGACCTCCGCGTCATCGATCCAGGAACCTCGCTCGGCTGATCCCTTCAGGTCGCAGGTCGCAGGTCGCAGGACGCAGGACGCGGCTCGATCCTCGAGACGACGCAATCCGTCGAAACGACGATTCGGGAGCGTCGTCTCGACGCAAACCGTCGTCTCGGCGCGCCGGCGGGCTCGCGGGCCCGCCGGCGATTCGCCGCCTGCCGCCGCTCAGTCGTAGTGCCGGTGGATCAGCCGCGTCAGCACGATCGCACTGCGCGTGTGGTCGACGTTCGGGGCGATGCGCACGCGCTCGAGCGCGTCCTCCAGCGCCGGGATATCGCGCGAGCGCAGGTGCACGATGGCGTCGGCGTCGCCCGTGACGGTGCCGGCGTCGACGACCTCGGGCACGGCCGAGAGGATGCGCCGCAGCTCGTCGGGCGCGACGGTGCCGCGGCAGAACAGCTCGACGTACGCCTCGACCGCCATGCCGTCGACCGCCGGGTCGACCTGCACCGTGAAGGCGCGGATGGTGCCGTCGGCGACGAGCTTGTCGACGCGGCGCTTGACGGCCGAGGCCGACAGGCCGACGACGTCGCCGATGTCGCCGTACCCGGTGCGCGCGTTCTGGCGCAGCTGGTCGATGATGCGGTAGTCGATGGCGTCCATGGCGGGAGGCTATGGCACTTTTCGAGCGTGAGCGAGCATCCCGACGCGGAATCGATGCGCGTCACGGCCGACACCGCCGAATGGATGCGTGTGAGACTGGGGGCGTGACCTCCACCAGCACGACCGCCGAGACCGAGATCCGCCCCGACGCGAGCGAGCGCACGCCCACGAAGCGCACCGTGCTCATGTGCCGCCCCGACCACTTCACGGTGAGCTACCGCATCAACCCGTGGATGCATCCCGAGAACCCGACCGACACGAGCCTCGCCGTGCAGCAGTGGCAGCGCCTCTACGACGTGTACGTCGACCTCGGCTTCACCGTCGAGCTCATCGACCCCATCGCCGGCCTGCCCGACATGGTCTACGCGGCCAACGGCGGCTTCACCCTCGACGGCATCGCCTACGGCGCGAAGTTCACCTTTCCCGAGCGCCAGCCCGAGGGCCCCGCGTACATGGACTGGTTCGGTGCGAACGGGTTCCGCGTCGCCGACCCGGTCGAGACGAACGAGGGCGAGGGCGACTTCCTGCTCGTCGGCGACGTCATCCTCGCCGGCACGGGGTTCCGCAGCGACTCGGGCAGCCACCGCGAGCTCACCGAGGTCTTCGGGCGCGAGGTGCTCACCCTGACCCTCATCAACCCGTCCTTCTACCACCTCGACACCGCGATCGCCGTGCTCGACCCCGAGCCCGACGCGCACGGCCGGCAGAACATCGCCTACCTCGAGAGCGCCTTCGACGAGGCCTCGCTGACGATCCTGCGCGAGCGCTTCCCCGACGCGATCCTCGCCACCGAGGAGGACGCCGCCGTGCTCGGCCTCAACTCCTACAGCGACGGCTGCAACATCGTCATCGCCTCCCGTGCGAAGGACTTCGAGCGCCAGCTGCGCGAGCGCGGCTACAACCCCATCGGCGTCGACCTCAGCGAGCTGCTGCTCGGCGGCGGCGGCGTGAAGTGCTGCACCCTGGAGCTGCGCCGATGACCGATGCGCATGCCGACCTGATGGCCGCGATGGATGCCGCTGCCGGGGCCGCGGGCATCCACACCGATGACGCGGCGCGGGCCGCCATCGCGCTCGAGGATCGTCGTCTCGCCCACAACTACCACCCTCTGCCCGTGGTGGTGGAGCGCGCCGAGGGCGCCTGGGTCACCGACGTCGCCGGGCGCCGGTACCTCGACTGCCTGGCCGCGTACTCGGCGGTCAACTTCGGCCACGGGCATCCCGCCCTCGTCGCGGCGGCGCGCGACCAGCTCGACAAGGTGACGCTCACGAGCCGCGCCTTCCACAACGACCGGCTCGGCCAGTTCGCCGACGCCCTCGCCCGCCTCGCCGGGGTCGACATGGTGCTGCCGATGAACACGGGCGCCGAGGCGGTCGAGACGGCGATCAAGGTCGCGCGGGCCTGGGGCTACCGGGTGAAGGGCGTGCCCGAGGGGCAGGCCGAGATCATCGTCATGAGCGACAACTTCCACGGCCGCACGATCTCGATCGTGAGCTTCAGCGACGACGAGCACTCGCGCGCCGGTTTCGGGCCGTTCACGCCCGGGTTCCGGATGGTGCCGTACGGCGACGCCGCGGCGGTCGAGGCCGCGATCACGCCGAACACGGTCGCGGTGCTGCTCGAGCCCATCCAGGGCGAGGCGGGCATCATCGTGCCGCCGGCGGAGTTCCTGCCCGCGGTGCGCCGGATCACCGCCGAGCAGAACGTGCTCATGATCGCCGACGAGATCCAGTCGGGGCTCGGTCGCACCGGCGCGACCTTCCAGTGCGACAACGTCGGCGTCATCCCCGACCTCTACATCCTCGGCAAGGCGCTCGGCGGCGGCATCGTGCCGGTGAGCGCGGTCATCGGGCGCGGCGACGTCATCGGCGTCATCCGCCCCGGCGAGCACGGCTCGACCTTCGGCGGCAACCCGCTCGCCGCCGCCGTCGGCCACGCCGTCGTCGCGCTGCTCGAGACGGGCGAGATGCAGGAGCGCTCGCGCGTGCTCGGCGAGCACCTGCACGCGCGCCTCGAGGCGCTCGTCGGCCGCGGGGTGCTCGCCGTGCGCGGGCTCGGGCTGTGGGCCGGCATCGACATCGACCCGGCGCTCGGCACGGGCCGGCAGGTGTGCGAGGCCCTGGCCCTGCGCGGGGTGCTCGCGAAGGACACGCACGGGTCGACGATCCGACTGGCCCCGCCCCTCGTCGTGGAGCGCGACGATCTCGACTTCGGGCTCGACCAGCTCGAGGCCGTGCTGGAGGAGATGCGCGCGGGCTGAGCCGCGCATCCCGCCCCGCAGCAAGGCCGCCGATACCGGGAGAACGCCGGGAGACGCGGACGAGAATTGGCACACAAGTGCAGGTAAGGCTAGCCTTACCCCGGCGCACTCGTCGCCCGCCCTCCCCCGTCCCTCGACTCCGCTGGAGCCATTCCGTCATGCGCACTTCCCGCCCGCTCTCCCTCATCGCCCTCGGCGCCGCCTCCGCCCTCGTGCTCGGCGGCTGCGCCGGCGGCGAGACGACCCCGGCCGCGCCGGTCGACCCCGCCGACGACGCCGGCTCGTTCACCCTGTACTCGGGCCGCGACGAGGCGCTCGTGCAGCCGCTCATCGACCAGTTCACCGACGAGACCGGCATCGAGGTCGAGGTGCGCTACGGCAACACCGCCGAGCTCGGCGCGCTGCTGCTCGAGGAGGGCGAGGCGACCCCCGCCGACGTGTTCCTCTCGCAGGATGCGGGCGCCCTCGGCGCCCTCGCCAACGCCGACCTCTTCGAGACGCTGCCCGATGACATCGCCGGAGCGGTCGACGCCGGCTTCACCTCCACCGACGGCAGCTGGGTCGGCGTCACCGGCCGCGCCCGCGTCGTCGTTTTCGACGGCGAGAAGTACACCGAGGACCAGCTGCCCGACGACATCGACGACTACACGGAGGAGGAGTGGCGCGGCCTCGTGGGCGTCGCGCCGACCAACGCCAGCTTCCAGTCGTTCGTCACCGCGTACCGCGTGCTCGAGGGCGAGGACGACGCCGAGGAGTTCCTCACCGAGCTCACCGCCAACGACCCGCAGATCTTCGACGGCAACGGCGCGATCCTCACCGCCGTCGACGAGGGCGTGCTCGATGCCGGTCTCATCAACCACTACTACTGGTACCAGCAGGCCGGCGAGGTCGGGGCCGAGAACATGCGCGCCCAGCTGAAGTTCCTCGAGGCCGGCGATCCGGGCTCGATCGTCAACGTCACCGGTGCGGGCCTGCTCAGCGGCGCCGCCGAGAACGCCGACGCGCTCGCCTTCATCGAGTACCTCGTCTCGGAGGCCGGCCAGACGTACTTCGTCGAGGAGACCTACGAGTACCCGCTGGTGGCCGGCATCGACGCCCCCGAGGGCCTGCCGAGCCTCGAGAGCCTCGTCAACCCCGAGCTCGACCTCAGCGACCTCGACACCCTGAGCGACACGCAGGATCTCCTCGCCCGCGTCGGCCTCATCTAGTCACCACGCTCCGATCGGGAGCGGGCGGGCCCCGCGGCCCTGCCCGCTCCCACCTCGCAGTGATCGAATAGACGCATGACGCTCGCGCCCGATGCCGCGGCG contains these protein-coding regions:
- a CDS encoding Lrp/AsnC family transcriptional regulator, coding for MDAIDYRIIDQLRQNARTGYGDIGDVVGLSASAVKRRVDKLVADGTIRAFTVQVDPAVDGMAVEAYVELFCRGTVAPDELRRILSAVPEVVDAGTVTGDADAIVHLRSRDIPALEDALERVRIAPNVDHTRSAIVLTRLIHRHYD
- the aceB gene encoding malate synthase A; its protein translation is MTTLTITGPMRPRYDTILSPEALAFVAELHHRFAGARHDRLADRMRRRYDLGNGRDLAFLPETASIREDAEWRVAGAGPGLEDRRIEITGPTDPKMTINALNSGANVWLADLEDATSPTWANIVEGQLSLYDAIREQLEFTSAEGKHYRVTAERTPTIVMRPRGWHLVEKHIEHVDRAGLRLAASASLVDFGLYAFHNARELVARGRGPYFYLPKLESAREARLWDEIFTYTEQALGLEHGTIRATVLIETFPAAFEMDEILYELRDHCAGLNAGRWDYVFSIIKNYRGRGQWFVLPDRDRILMTLPFMRAYTELLVQTCHKRGAHAIGGMSAFIPNRRDPEATERALERVAADKRREAADGFDGSWVAHPDLIPTARAEFDAVLGERPNQLEKQRDDVHVTARDLLDIRSAGGEVSLAGVRANISITVRYLDSWLRGIGAAAIDGLMEDAATAEISRSQLWQWMHQDTVTVEGEPITRSLVERLLREVVAELPQPEGHRLLEAEDVFRTVCLQDEFPTFLTVPAYTRYLVERPEGIPERVGESVAM
- the ddaH gene encoding dimethylargininase; this encodes MTSTSTTAETEIRPDASERTPTKRTVLMCRPDHFTVSYRINPWMHPENPTDTSLAVQQWQRLYDVYVDLGFTVELIDPIAGLPDMVYAANGGFTLDGIAYGAKFTFPERQPEGPAYMDWFGANGFRVADPVETNEGEGDFLLVGDVILAGTGFRSDSGSHRELTEVFGREVLTLTLINPSFYHLDTAIAVLDPEPDAHGRQNIAYLESAFDEASLTILRERFPDAILATEEDAAVLGLNSYSDGCNIVIASRAKDFERQLRERGYNPIGVDLSELLLGGGGVKCCTLELRR
- the rocD gene encoding ornithine--oxo-acid transaminase, translated to MDAAAGAAGIHTDDAARAAIALEDRRLAHNYHPLPVVVERAEGAWVTDVAGRRYLDCLAAYSAVNFGHGHPALVAAARDQLDKVTLTSRAFHNDRLGQFADALARLAGVDMVLPMNTGAEAVETAIKVARAWGYRVKGVPEGQAEIIVMSDNFHGRTISIVSFSDDEHSRAGFGPFTPGFRMVPYGDAAAVEAAITPNTVAVLLEPIQGEAGIIVPPAEFLPAVRRITAEQNVLMIADEIQSGLGRTGATFQCDNVGVIPDLYILGKALGGGIVPVSAVIGRGDVIGVIRPGEHGSTFGGNPLAAAVGHAVVALLETGEMQERSRVLGEHLHARLEALVGRGVLAVRGLGLWAGIDIDPALGTGRQVCEALALRGVLAKDTHGSTIRLAPPLVVERDDLDFGLDQLEAVLEEMRAG
- a CDS encoding extracellular solute-binding protein is translated as MRTSRPLSLIALGAASALVLGGCAGGETTPAAPVDPADDAGSFTLYSGRDEALVQPLIDQFTDETGIEVEVRYGNTAELGALLLEEGEATPADVFLSQDAGALGALANADLFETLPDDIAGAVDAGFTSTDGSWVGVTGRARVVVFDGEKYTEDQLPDDIDDYTEEEWRGLVGVAPTNASFQSFVTAYRVLEGEDDAEEFLTELTANDPQIFDGNGAILTAVDEGVLDAGLINHYYWYQQAGEVGAENMRAQLKFLEAGDPGSIVNVTGAGLLSGAAENADALAFIEYLVSEAGQTYFVEETYEYPLVAGIDAPEGLPSLESLVNPELDLSDLDTLSDTQDLLARVGLI